In Zingiber officinale cultivar Zhangliang chromosome 8B, Zo_v1.1, whole genome shotgun sequence, a single genomic region encodes these proteins:
- the LOC122016578 gene encoding BSD domain-containing protein 1-A-like, with protein MDFFRSVFSGDADPSTSPNSPRSDLDHDDHERGGEDFYDGEIPSPNSPDNEVEDSEGGTGGWIFGGLIKTFASKSESIIQTYRRDLADFSTGLKEETTAFREIASRTVRDIPGSLEVGASLAQESLESVGQAIDDLGTSVWRGTADIISQSKEVILSLEDGEDPEEQVLDEPRLPASSAASSRVYNRFEMLLLVIQSDVSTFSEDPEDTDAFSKWRLEFDLAMKKEEMENLCNENDTLDGFLNKLVPSVVDYDTFWYRYFYKVHKLKQAEDARAELVKRVISREEEEDLSWDIDDDEENIDKTTGDATMSEKLEEKKEKDALSIVGTSGEQRANGISEDEILKGSDAEVNRKEISTSDNHEDTKSKVESMTSKLDETMLTGGKIDSADSSKCSDFSIISFQNSVPEEEDLGWDEIEDLLEEEEKKPGDSNSTVLKVDLHKRLSAAEEDEDLSWDINDDDEPIKP; from the coding sequence ATGGATTTCTTCAGATCGGTCTTCTCTGGGGATGCCGACCCGTCGACGTCGCCAAACTCACCCCGCAGCGATCTGGACCACGACGATCACGAGCGAGGAGGAGAGGACTTCTATGACGGAGAAATCCCTAGTCCCAATTCTCCTGACAACGAAGTTGAAGACAGCGAAGGCGGCACCGGAGGATGGATCTTCGGAGGTCTAATCAAGACATTCGCCTCAAAGTCTGAGTCCATCATCCAGACGTACCGCCGCGACCTGGCCGATTTCAGCACGGGGCTTAAGGAGGAGACAACAGCGTTCCGTGAAATCGCCTCACGCACCGTCCGTGATATTCCAGGGTCACTCGAGGTTGGTGCCTCCTTGGCCCAGGAGTCACTGGAGTCCGTTGGGCAGGCTATCGACGACCTCGGCACCTCGGTGTGGAGAGGGACTGCTGACATCATTTCCCAGAGCAAGGAAGTGATCCTATCGCTGGAGGATGGCGAGGATCCAGAAGAGCAAGTGTTGGATGAACCTAGGCTGCCGGCCAGTTCCGCTGCATCTTCTAGGGTTTACAACCGATTCGAGATGCTCTTGCTTGTGATACAGTCGGATGTGAGTACCTTCTCTGAAGACCCAGAGGACACTGATGCCTTCAGCAAGTGGAGATTAGAATTTGATTTGGCAATGAAGAAAGAGGAGATGGAAAATCTGTGCAATGAGAATGACACTTTGGATGGTTTTCTCAACAAGCTGGTTCCCAGTGTTGTGGATTATGATACATTCTGGTACCGGTACTTTTACAAGGTCCATAAGCTGAAGCAAGCTGAAGATGCAAGAGCAGAGCTCGTGAAGAGGGTGATTtccagagaggaagaagaggatttGAGCTGGGACATTGATGATGACGAGGAAAATATAGATAAAACCACCGGAGATGCTACTATGTCTGAAAAActagaagagaagaaagaaaaggatgcaCTGTCAATAGTAGGTACTTCAGGAGAGCAAAGAGCTAATGGGATATCTGAAGATGAGATTTTGAAGGGTTCCGATGCGGAGGTTAATAGGAAAGAGATATCAACATCTGACAATCATGAAGATACTAAATCCAAAGTTGAGTCTATGACCTCCAAGTTGGATGAAACAATGCTGACTGGAGGGAAGATAGATTCTGCAGACTCATCCAAGTGCAGTGATTTTTCAATCATCTCTTTCCAGAATTCTGTGCCAGAGGAAGAAGATCTTGGGTGGGATGAGATTGAGGATCTActagaagaggaggagaagaaacctGGTGACTCAAATTCTACTGTTCTCAAGGTGGACCTGCACAAGAGGCTTAGTGCTGCTGAGGAGGATGAGGATCTGAGTTGGGATATCAACGACGATGATGAGCCCATCAAGCCTTGA